From a single Ailuropoda melanoleuca isolate Jingjing chromosome 12, ASM200744v2, whole genome shotgun sequence genomic region:
- the LOC105241173 gene encoding interferon lambda-4-like — MGPTGAAAVAVALWVLVTEGEAADPGVATPRRCHLSHYRSLDPRALAAVKALRDRYEDETLSWRPRNCSFRPRKDPPRPWSCARLRFVVRSLADAQAVLSRLPSPERFPGTRPTLELLAAARRDVGACLELVRPGSWRKSLRPPRRRPQTRRADSPRCYEASVIFSLLRLLTWDLKLVASSGPCL; from the exons ATGGGACCGACGGGCGCAGCCGCGGTGGCCGTGGCGCTGTGGGTCTTGGTGACGGAGGGCGAGGCGGCGGACCCTGGCGTGGCGACGCCCCGGCGCTGCCACCTGTCACACTACCGCTCGCTGGACCCCAGGGCGCTGGCGGCCGTCAAGGCGCTGAGGGACCGCTAC GAGGACGAGACGCTGAGCTGGAGGCCGCGCAACTGCTCCTTCCGCCCAAGGAAGGATCCTCCGCGGCCCTGG TCGTGTGCGCGCCTCCGCTTCGTAGTCCGGAGCCTAGCGGACGCCCAGGCGGTGCTGAGCCGCCTGCCGAGCCCCGAGCGGTTCCCCGGCACCCGCCCGACCCTGGAGCTGCTGGCGGCCGCGCGGCGGGACGTGGGGGCCTGC CTGGAGCTGGTCCGGCCGGGCTCCTGGAGGAAGTCCCTGCGGCCACCGAGGAGGCGTCCCCAAACACGGAGAGCT GACTCGCCTCGGTGCTACGAAGCCAGCGTCATCTTCAGCCTCCTGCGCCTGCTCACGTGGGACCTGAAGCTGGTGGCGAGCTCGGGGCCTTGTCTCTGA